The Musa acuminata AAA Group cultivar baxijiao chromosome BXJ2-2, Cavendish_Baxijiao_AAA, whole genome shotgun sequence genome has a segment encoding these proteins:
- the LOC103975813 gene encoding eukaryotic translation initiation factor 4B3, whose amino-acid sequence MAASVTAWAKPGAWALDAEEHEAVMAKNEDSSSEAPTEQEQDFPSLTAAAASKIPKKKKKAQTLSLAEFTTGKPVSHGAAGRLSSSSSFSSKGLTSDELLNLPTGPRERSAEELERSSSRGFGYAYGARGRASGEDPNPARWGSSRVSDEPRRGGFGGSGDGSSRDLEPSRADENDDWGAGKKPLVPERRERGGGGGFFDSQSRADESDSWISTKSTAAPPIGRRMGGGGFDVPRARMGGFEMFNKEGSNGGGADSEQWGKKKDLPDSNTWNRDEERSSGGGRRRLVLQARSLPLSNGNDGGQAQDQEKESTEKKSKGSNPFGAARPREEVLAEKGQDWKKIDEKLEAMKIRDIPPERSSFGKNGIGVANGTRRSPESRTDRAWRKPEAAEASPQREDKVENTVPEN is encoded by the exons ATGGCGGCTTCCGTGACGGCGTGGGCGAAACCGGGCGCGTGGGCGTTGGACGCCGAGGAGCACGAGGCGGTCATGGCCAAGAACGAAGACTCCTCCTCGGAGGCGCCGACGGAGCAGGAGCAAGACTTCCCCTCcctcaccgccgccgccgcctccaagatccccaagaagaagaagaaggcgcagACTCTCTCCCTCGCCGAGTTCACCACGGGCAAGCCCGTCTCCCACGGCGCCGCTGGCCGcctatcctcttcctcctccttctcctccaagGGTCTCACCTCCGACGAGCTCCTCAACCTCCCCACCGGTCCCCGCGAGCGATCCGCTGAGGAGCTCGAGCGCTCCTCCTCCCGCGGCTTCGGCTATGCCTACGGCGCCCGCGGCCGGGCGTCTGGGGAGGACCCCAACCCCGCACGCTGGGGCTCGTCTAGGGTTTCGGACGAGCCGAGGAGGGGCGGGTTTGGCGGATCTGGCGATGGATCTAGCCGGGATCTGGAGCCATCTCGCGCTGACGAGAACGACGACTGGGGGGCGGGCAAGAAGCCCTTGGTGCCGGAGAGGAgggagaggggaggaggaggggggttCTTTGACTCGCAGTCCCGGGCCGACGAGTCGGACAGCTGGATCTCGACCAAGAGCACTGCAGCGCCCCCGATCGGGCGGAGAATGGGTGGCGGCGGATTCGATGTGCCCAGGGCGAGGATGGGTGGTTTCGAGATGTTTAACAAGGAGGGATCCAACGGCGGTGGAGCCGACTCCGAACAATGGGGAAAGAAGAAGGATCTCCCGGATTCCAACACATGGAACAGGGACGAGGaaagaagcagcggcggcggaagGCGTAGGCTTGTGTTGCAGGCCCGCTCGCTGCCGTTGTCCAATGGAAACGATGGAGGGCAAGCCCAAGATCAGGAAAAAGAATCTACCGAGAAGAAGAGCAAGGGTTCGAATCCGTTTGGAGCAGCTCGTCCGCGAGAAGAGGTATTGGCGGAGAAGGGGCAGGATTGGAAGAAGATTGACGAGAAGCTGGAGGCCATGAAGATCCGTGATATCCCTCCTGAAAGGTCTTCTTTTGGCAAGAACGGAATTGGGGTGGCGAATGGGACTCGTAGGTCCCCTGAGAGCCGCACAGATAGGGCTTGGAGGAAGCCGGAGGCAGCTGAGGCTTCTCCTCAGAG GGAAGACAAGGTTGAGAACACAGTTCCTGAAAACTGA